Below is a window of Paremcibacter congregatus DNA.
GCGTTTGAGAATATGGACGTTATCCGCGTCGCCGTTGATCAGGCTTATGTCGGGCTGGACCATTCCCTTGAAGGATGCCGGGAAGTCGCCTTCTTTCCGCCCATGACCGGAGGATAACCATGAAAGTCCTCGTGCAATCAGATGATTTTGATATTGCAGCAGAAATCAATGAGTTGACGCAAGGCCGCACCGATGTCGGGGCCGTTGTCAGCTTTACCGGACTGGTGCGTGATTTTCATGGTGACCAGAAAATCAACCAAATGACCCTGGAACATTTCCCCGGCATGGCGGAGAAACAACTTAAGACAATTTGCGTCCAGGCCGGGAAACGATGGCCATTGCAGGGCGGCACGGTCATTCACCGCTATGGCCCGCTGTATCCCGGCGACCAGATTGTATTGGTGGTCATTCTTTCCGCTCATCGGGAAGCCGCGTTTGAGGCTGCCGAATTTATCATGGACTGGCTCAAAACAGACGCCCCTTTCTGGAAAAAAGAACAGACTTCGACAGGCGCGAGATGGGTAAATGCCAAAGAAAGCGACACGGAAAAGTCTGAAAAATGGCTTAAATAGCCTAAATAGTGCCAAATGTAATAAACCACCAGTCTTTTCTGGCTGGTTGCCTTGGCCTTTATCCGAAAAAATACCTCCGTACAACCATGACTTTTCCCTTTGAACTACAGCTGTTTTTCTGCAACACTCTGATTTCAAAAATAATCAAAAAATCGGGATCAAAAATGACATTAAAACTCAAAACTCTTCTCACCGCTGTATCAGCAACCGCCCTGATGGCGCTCTCCGGCTGCGGCGACAGCGGCACAGACAAGCCCGTGGCAACCTCGGAGAACCCTTGGATATCAGAAGCCGCCGAAAAACGCGCAGATATTTACACCGACTTTACCCTGACCAGTGACCTGAGCCATTTAAGTGACAATCAACGCCAAATGGTCAGCCTGCTCATAGACGCGGCAAAAATCATGGATGAGCTGTTCTGGCAACAAACTTACGGCGATAAGGAAGCCCTGCTCAATAGTATTTCTGATCCAAAAGCCAAGGCCTTTGTTTTGAAAAATTACGGCCCATGGGACCGCCTTGATGGCGACAAGCCGTTTTTAAAAGGGGTTGGTGAAAAGCCACTTGGAGCCAATTTCTACCCTGCCGACATCACCAAAGAGGAATTCGAAGCCTTCGATCACCCAGATAAAGTTGGACTCTATAGTGTACTGCGCCGAGATGAGGCGGGCAAACTCACTGTTGTTCCTTATCACGTGATTTATAAAGCCCAGCTCACCAAAGCCGCAGACATCTTGCGCCAGGCCGCCACCCTCGCTGATAATCCAGAATTCAAGAATTATCTGATGCTGCGCGCCGACGCCATTGAGACGGACAATTATCAACCCAGCGACTTTGCCTGGATGGATATGAAGACCAACCCGGTCGAACTGGTGATCGGCGCCATTGAAACCTACGAAGACATGCTCTATGGCTATCGCGCCGCATATGAAACTTACATCCTGATCAAGGA
It encodes the following:
- the moaE gene encoding molybdopterin synthase catalytic subunit MoaE; its protein translation is MKVLVQSDDFDIAAEINELTQGRTDVGAVVSFTGLVRDFHGDQKINQMTLEHFPGMAEKQLKTICVQAGKRWPLQGGTVIHRYGPLYPGDQIVLVVILSAHREAAFEAAEFIMDWLKTDAPFWKKEQTSTGARWVNAKESDTEKSEKWLK